A genomic region of Alnus glutinosa chromosome 11, dhAlnGlut1.1, whole genome shotgun sequence contains the following coding sequences:
- the LOC133880822 gene encoding serine/threonine-protein kinase SRK2E isoform X2, whose protein sequence is MDRSAVTVGPGMDMPIMHDSDRYELVRDIGSGNFGVARLMRDKQTEELVAVKYIERGEKIDENVQREIINHRSLRHPNIVRFKEVILTPTHLAIVMEYASGGELFERICNAGRFSEDEARFFFQQLISGVSYCHAMQVCHRDLKLENTLLDGSQAPRLKICDFGYSKSSVLHSQPKSTVGTPAYIAPEVLLKKEYDGKIADVWSCGVTLYVMLVGAYPFEDPEEPKNFRKTIQRILNVQYSIPDYVHISPECHHLISRIFVADPAKRITIPEIRNHEWFLRNLPADLMDEKTMNTQFEEPDQPMQSNDEIMRIIAEATIPAAGSHSLNQYLTGSMEFDCEMDEELESDPDLDIDSSGEIVYAM, encoded by the exons atggataGGTCGGCTGTCACGGTGGGGCCGGGCATGGACATGCCGATCATGCACGATAGTGATCGGTACGAGCTGGTTCGAGATATCGGGTCGGGAAATTTCGGGGTGGCAAGGCTGATGAGGGACAAGCAGACCGAAGAGCTGGTCGCCGTGAAGTACATCGAGAGAGGTGAGAAG ATAGATGAGAATGTACAAAGGGAAATTATAAACCACAGGTCATTGAGGCATCCCAACATTGTCAGATTCAAAGAG GTCATATTAACACCGACACATCTAGCTATTGTGATGGAATATGCATCTGGAGGGGAACTCTTTGAACGGATATGCAATGCTGGCCGGTTCAGTGAGGATGAG GCACGCTTCTTCTTCCAGCAACTTATATCAGGAGTTAGCTACTGTCATGCAATG CAAGTATGCCATCGTGACTTGAAACTAGAGAACACATTGTTGGATGGAAGTCAGGCTCCTCGTTTAAAGATTTGTGATTTTGGGTACTCCAAG TCTTCGGTACTGCATTCACAACCAAAATCAACTGTTGGCACACCTGCATATATTGCCCCTGAAGTGTTGCTTAAGAAAGAATATGATGGCAAG ATTGCAGACGTGTGGTCTTGTGGGGTGACCTTATATGTCATGTTGGTGGGCGCATACCCTTTCGAGGATCCTGAGGAGCCTAAAAACTTCCGCAAAACAATTCAG CGAATTTTGAATGTCCAGTACTCAATTCCTGACTATGTTCATATATCTCCCGAGTGTCACCATTTGATCTCAAGGATATTTGTAGCTGACCCTGCAAAG AGGATAACCATTCCTGAGATAAGGAACCATGAGTGGTTTTTGAGGAACCTTCCAGCAGATCTCATGGATGAAAAAACAATGAACACTCAGTTTGAAGAGCCTGATCAACCCATGCAAAGTAATGATGAAATCATGCGGATAATTGCTGAGGCTACCATTCCTGCAGCAGGGAGTCACAGCCTCAACCAGTATCTGACTGGCAGCATGGAGTTTGATTGTGAGATGGATGAGGAGCTGGAATCTGATCCTGACCTTGACATTGATAGCAGCGGAGAGATAGTGTATGCAATGTAA
- the LOC133880822 gene encoding serine/threonine-protein kinase SRK2E isoform X1: MDRSAVTVGPGMDMPIMHDSDRYELVRDIGSGNFGVARLMRDKQTEELVAVKYIERGEKIDENVQREIINHRSLRHPNIVRFKEVILTPTHLAIVMEYASGGELFERICNAGRFSEDEARFFFQQLISGVSYCHAMVCELSFLFVIYVVKHTTLCLTWISFSVSLMKQVCHRDLKLENTLLDGSQAPRLKICDFGYSKSSVLHSQPKSTVGTPAYIAPEVLLKKEYDGKIADVWSCGVTLYVMLVGAYPFEDPEEPKNFRKTIQRILNVQYSIPDYVHISPECHHLISRIFVADPAKRITIPEIRNHEWFLRNLPADLMDEKTMNTQFEEPDQPMQSNDEIMRIIAEATIPAAGSHSLNQYLTGSMEFDCEMDEELESDPDLDIDSSGEIVYAM; the protein is encoded by the exons atggataGGTCGGCTGTCACGGTGGGGCCGGGCATGGACATGCCGATCATGCACGATAGTGATCGGTACGAGCTGGTTCGAGATATCGGGTCGGGAAATTTCGGGGTGGCAAGGCTGATGAGGGACAAGCAGACCGAAGAGCTGGTCGCCGTGAAGTACATCGAGAGAGGTGAGAAG ATAGATGAGAATGTACAAAGGGAAATTATAAACCACAGGTCATTGAGGCATCCCAACATTGTCAGATTCAAAGAG GTCATATTAACACCGACACATCTAGCTATTGTGATGGAATATGCATCTGGAGGGGAACTCTTTGAACGGATATGCAATGCTGGCCGGTTCAGTGAGGATGAG GCACGCTTCTTCTTCCAGCAACTTATATCAGGAGTTAGCTACTGTCATGCAATGGTATGTGAATTAAGTTTTCTATTTGTAATTTACGTCGTAAAACATACCACTCTATGTCTGACTTGGATTTCTTTCTCTGTATCTCTTATGAAGCAAGTATGCCATCGTGACTTGAAACTAGAGAACACATTGTTGGATGGAAGTCAGGCTCCTCGTTTAAAGATTTGTGATTTTGGGTACTCCAAG TCTTCGGTACTGCATTCACAACCAAAATCAACTGTTGGCACACCTGCATATATTGCCCCTGAAGTGTTGCTTAAGAAAGAATATGATGGCAAG ATTGCAGACGTGTGGTCTTGTGGGGTGACCTTATATGTCATGTTGGTGGGCGCATACCCTTTCGAGGATCCTGAGGAGCCTAAAAACTTCCGCAAAACAATTCAG CGAATTTTGAATGTCCAGTACTCAATTCCTGACTATGTTCATATATCTCCCGAGTGTCACCATTTGATCTCAAGGATATTTGTAGCTGACCCTGCAAAG AGGATAACCATTCCTGAGATAAGGAACCATGAGTGGTTTTTGAGGAACCTTCCAGCAGATCTCATGGATGAAAAAACAATGAACACTCAGTTTGAAGAGCCTGATCAACCCATGCAAAGTAATGATGAAATCATGCGGATAATTGCTGAGGCTACCATTCCTGCAGCAGGGAGTCACAGCCTCAACCAGTATCTGACTGGCAGCATGGAGTTTGATTGTGAGATGGATGAGGAGCTGGAATCTGATCCTGACCTTGACATTGATAGCAGCGGAGAGATAGTGTATGCAATGTAA